Genomic segment of Ferviditalea candida:
CTTCTTCAACTCTGCTCTAGTCAATGTCAATGTCTCCTGTCCCATAGTGACATTATCTCAGAACAGTTACAGGGTGACATTATCACAGCACAACGACATGACAAGATCAGGAAAAATTCTAGAACAAGGTCAATTTAATTGCCACCAACAGAAGCAGACCGGGAAATCCCAATATGCCCACCGTCAAAACAGTAACAAGATTAAGGGGAAGACGGAAATGGATCCACGCGCCGGATAAATTGATAAAATACAAAATGAAGGCGGCGAGAATCAAATTTAATAATGCATAACCGAACCACTGTATATGAATCCGGGTACGGAGCAAAATAATCACAAGCAGCGACAAGGACACGACAAACAGCAGCATCCACATCGGTTATTCACCTGCCGAAAGCTTATTCATGTAATCATGAGACGTAGGTTTTCGCTTGCCATCTCCTATGATATCAAGCATGTTGAGGTCCATCTTCTTTGCGCTACGCAGCAGCATTCCGTATCTTTTTTCCGCTGCTTCCAGCATGAATATAACATAATCAATCTGATCCTCTTCGAGCACGTAATTCAATCTCTCCTGCGCAACGCTCCATTCCATTCTGGCCTTGTTGATTTCCTCGATCAACTTGACCTTTTCATTCGGTATCTGGTTCCTTTCTTTTGTCGAACGCAACAGCCTTGTCCATCGCATTACGTTTTTCACTCCTTGTCCAGGCTTAGCCGATTCCCTGAGAGCGTCACTTTCCCGATATTTTGTGCGGCTAATTTATACATATGGGAAAACCCCCCGTTTAGAACCCAGTTCGGTCAAAAAAAAAGAATCATGAGATTTTTCAACTCACGATTCCTGATTTGTCCCGTCTTAAGTTAAATTTCACGCCGGCCTTCCAACGCCTTGGAAAGCGTGACTTCATCCGCATATTCCAAATCCCCGCCCACCGGCAAACCATGTGCAATGCGGGTAACCTTAATGCCGAAGGGCTTAACCAGCCGGGAAAGGTACATGGCCGTCGCTTCTCCCTCAATGTTCGGATTGGTGGCCAGGATCAGCTCTTTAACCTTTTCATCACTCAATCTGTTCAGCAGTTCGGCTATCCGGATTTCTTCCGGTCCCACCCCCTCCATAGGGGATATCGCGCCGTGAAGCACATGGTATTGGCCGTTAAAATCTTTGGTTCGCTCCATTGCGACCAGATCTTTCGACTCTTGAACGACACAAATCACGGACTCGTCCCTGCCTTTATCCCGACAGATCCTGCATGGATCGACGTCTGTGATATTGCAGCATACGGTGCAAAAATGGAGGTTTCTTTTGACGTTCACAAGCGCCTTGGCAAAATCCAATACATCCTCTTCCTTCATGCGGAGCACGTGAAACGCCAGTCTTCCCGCCGTTTTGACTCCGATTCCCGGCAAATGTGTAAAAGCGTCAATTAACTTGGCAATCGGTTCCGGATAATACAATGGAGCAACCCCTTCTTTAAGCTGACTTTCCCGGCTTGGCTTTGTTAGAACAAACCGGGAATGTTCATTCCGGAGGTGAATCGGCCCATATCCTGATTGGCCATTTCATCTGCCTTGGAGATGGCGTCATTCACCGCCGTCAAAATCAGATCCTGAAGCATTTCCACGTCGTCCGGATCCACCGCCTCCGGTTTGATCACGACGCCCAGCACTTTTTTATGACCGTTTACGGTAACTGAAACCACACCGCCGCCTGCCGTTCCTTCAACGGTCTTATTGCCCAATTCCTCTTGGGCTTTGAGCATTTGCTCCTGCATTTTTTTGACCTGTTTCATCATTTGATTCATATTTTTCATTTGATCCACGCTCCTTGTTTATTCATCCTTGATCACGACCATCGATTCGCCGAACAATTCGATTGCCTGATTAATCCATTCTTCCTTGTACTTTCCCTGCGTTTCCTCTTCAGGCTCCAGCTTCAATTCTTCGCTTGTCTGCCCCGGATCATCCTTCTCCTGAATAGCATCGTTCCATTCTTTAAGCATAATGGTTGCAAGCTTCAGCGGTTTGCCGAGAATTGACTCCAACACACTCTCAATAAGCTGCTTGTTGGCCGGTTTTTCTGTGGTTTCCCGGTGAATCGTATTTTTAAAGGCAACCAGCACCGTATCCTTGGAAGCCGAAACCGGTTCGCCGTCAACGAGCCAAGCATGAACGGTGATCTTATTTTCCTTCACCCGGTTCAACACCTGGCTCCACTGCATCAGAACTTCCTGAAACCAAGGCTTTGCTCTTTCCCCGGCAAACTCTTTCATTCTAGAGGCATCCTTCGTTTTGGACAACTGGGTTGCACCTGGATTAGGGCGTTTCCCCGCTGCGGAATGTCCAGTTTTGGGGGCCTCTCCTGCGGGAGGCGGAGTCCCTCCGCCTGTGGAAAGAACCGTTTTGGCAAGGTCGGCCAACTGGCGTTCCATCTGTTCCAACTTCCGTTCCAGCTCGACTATTTTTCGGGGAGCTTCTGCGGCAATCGGCCGTTCCGGCTTCACCTGCTGCCTCTGCGACAGATCGCTGCTGATTTTCAGCAACGCCAATTCTAACAGGATATGCGGTTGGGAAGCATATTTCATCTCGCTCTGGTAATGATTCAGGGTATCGATGATTGCAAAAATTTGATCAGATGTATAAGCAGCCGCCAGTTCCTTGACATCATCATCCGCGAAGATCCTTCCTGATAAGTCCGGGGACGCAGGCAGGATATTCAACATCAGCAAATCACGGAAGTATTGGATCAGGTTTTCAATGCTTTTTTCCGCGCTTTTGCCTTCCTGCATAAAACGGTCGATCATGTCAAGGACGACGCCCAGATCATGGTTTTTGATGGCCAGGGCCATGTTCCGAAACTCGTCGGAAGCGATTCCTCCCGTAAGCGCTACTGCCGTTTGATAGCTGACTTCC
This window contains:
- the dnaX gene encoding DNA polymerase III subunit gamma/tau, producing the protein MSHIALYRSWRPKTFREVIGQEHITQTLQNSIRESRVSHAYLFSGPRGTGKTSTAKILAKAVNCRNGPSEEPCNQCEACRRIAEGSVMDVIELDAASNNGVDEIRDIRDKVKYVPTEVRYKVYIIDEVHMLSIGASNALLKTLEEPPAHVIFILATTEPHKLPVTIISRCQKFDFRRVSLEEQVERLRHICEQEGIRAEQKALSHIARLSDGGMRDALSLLDQIISYTGGEVSYQTAVALTGGIASDEFRNMALAIKNHDLGVVLDMIDRFMQEGKSAEKSIENLIQYFRDLLMLNILPASPDLSGRIFADDDVKELAAAYTSDQIFAIIDTLNHYQSEMKYASQPHILLELALLKISSDLSQRQQVKPERPIAAEAPRKIVELERKLEQMERQLADLAKTVLSTGGGTPPPAGEAPKTGHSAAGKRPNPGATQLSKTKDASRMKEFAGERAKPWFQEVLMQWSQVLNRVKENKITVHAWLVDGEPVSASKDTVLVAFKNTIHRETTEKPANKQLIESVLESILGKPLKLATIMLKEWNDAIQEKDDPGQTSEELKLEPEEETQGKYKEEWINQAIELFGESMVVIKDE
- the recR gene encoding recombination mediator RecR; amino-acid sequence: MYYPEPIAKLIDAFTHLPGIGVKTAGRLAFHVLRMKEEDVLDFAKALVNVKRNLHFCTVCCNITDVDPCRICRDKGRDESVICVVQESKDLVAMERTKDFNGQYHVLHGAISPMEGVGPEEIRIAELLNRLSDEKVKELILATNPNIEGEATAMYLSRLVKPFGIKVTRIAHGLPVGGDLEYADEVTLSKALEGRREI
- a CDS encoding YbaB/EbfC family nucleoid-associated protein, translated to MKNMNQMMKQVKKMQEQMLKAQEELGNKTVEGTAGGGVVSVTVNGHKKVLGVVIKPEAVDPDDVEMLQDLILTAVNDAISKADEMANQDMGRFTSGMNIPGLF
- a CDS encoding DUF2508 family protein, whose amino-acid sequence is MRWTRLLRSTKERNQIPNEKVKLIEEINKARMEWSVAQERLNYVLEEDQIDYVIFMLEAAEKRYGMLLRSAKKMDLNMLDIIGDGKRKPTSHDYMNKLSAGE
- a CDS encoding pro-sigmaK processing inhibitor BofA family protein, which codes for MWMLLFVVSLSLLVIILLRTRIHIQWFGYALLNLILAAFILYFINLSGAWIHFRLPLNLVTVLTVGILGFPGLLLLVAIKLTLF